The segment CCCGGTCACTCTCCAGAGCAACTGGTATCTCATCACCGCGACGGTCGCAGCCCTCGTCGGGATGCTGCTGTCGGGCTTGTTCGCGCGCCTGAACGCCGTCATCGTGGGCTTGGACGCCCTGTCGATGGGATTGTTCGGCGCGTTCGGCACCAGCAAGGCCCTGGCACTCGGGCTCCCCGTCGTCCCCGCGGTGTTCGTCGGCGTCTGCGCTGCGGTGGGTGGCGGCATCCTCCGCGACATGCTGATGGGTGTGCCGATCGCCATCATGCACGTCGGCTCGCTCTATGCGGTCGCCGCGGCGGTCGGGTGCTCGGCGCTCGCCCTGGCGCACGCCTTCGGTGCGACCCTCGTCGTGGCGGCGATCATCGGGATCGCGGTGACCGCCGTCATCCGGCTCCTCGCCGTCATCTTCGACATCTCCCTGCCCGAGCAGCGGGCGCTGTACCGCCGCAAGGTC is part of the Microbacterium sp. ET2 genome and harbors:
- a CDS encoding trimeric intracellular cation channel family protein; translated protein: MDEPLFVIPLWADLTAVGLGGIQGALFASGFRGQRRLDFLGVAIIGVVLGMGGGLIRDLLLNTTPVTLQSNWYLITATVAALVGMLLSGLFARLNAVIVGLDALSMGLFGAFGTSKALALGLPVVPAVFVGVCAAVGGGILRDMLMGVPIAIMHVGSLYAVAAAVGCSALALAHAFGATLVVAAIIGIAVTAVIRLLAVIFDISLPEQRALYRRKVAVETTGIPIIKP